In Salipiger abyssi, the following are encoded in one genomic region:
- a CDS encoding flavin reductase family protein, which yields MEPLPLSRAFTLIEPGPVVLVTTHDGTRPNIMTITWTMVRGFGASFALTTGPWNHSWDALVETGECVLSIPTADMLDTVVGIGTCSGADTDKFARFGLTPLPAQHVRAPLIGECLGNIECRVEEIADRLSLVLLQGVAAHIDTDREETRLLHAVGDGTFTADGDRFDRSEAMRDKLPGGL from the coding sequence ATGGAACCCCTGCCGCTGTCCCGCGCCTTTACCCTGATCGAACCCGGGCCGGTCGTTCTGGTCACGACCCATGACGGCACGAGGCCCAATATCATGACCATCACCTGGACGATGGTGCGCGGCTTCGGCGCCTCTTTCGCGCTTACCACAGGGCCCTGGAACCATTCCTGGGACGCGCTGGTCGAGACCGGCGAATGCGTGCTCTCGATCCCGACAGCCGACATGCTCGACACGGTCGTGGGTATCGGCACCTGCTCGGGCGCCGATACCGACAAGTTTGCCCGGTTCGGCCTTACCCCCCTGCCCGCGCAGCATGTCCGGGCACCGCTGATCGGCGAGTGCCTCGGAAATATCGAATGCCGCGTCGAAGAGATCGCCGACCGCCTGAGCCTCGTGCTGCTTCAGGGCGTCGCCGCCCATATCGATACCGACCGGGAAGAAACCCGGCTGCTGCACGCGGTCGGCGACGGCACCTTCACAGCCGATGGCGACCGGTTCGACCGCAGCGAAGCGATGCGCGACAAGCTGCCCGGCGGGCTCTGA
- a CDS encoding integrase has translation MPDSPAPPSANTASGPEETRPASPHTLLAYGRDWAHFTRWCRLKGVDPLPPSAELIALYLSDLAAAPDGARALSAATIDRRLSGLVWNYTQRGLFLDRKSREIIAVLTEIRQRQARPPARKEAIRADEILAMTATLPHDLRGLRDRAILLLGYAGGLRRSEIVGLDLRSGDAPGSGGHVEIFQGGALVTLNGRTGRHEIEVGRGSTKRSCPVHALEQWLDFARIESGPVFTRVSRDGKRALDTRLNDRHIARLIKRTALDAGLRAELPEKDRLALFSGHSLRAGLINSIGLDGRHDPKSPEPSTADAPPRRERFRMNLTRAAGL, from the coding sequence ATGCCCGATTCCCCTGCCCCGCCGAGCGCAAACACAGCAAGCGGTCCAGAGGAAACACGGCCCGCCTCCCCCCACACACTCTTGGCGTATGGCCGGGACTGGGCGCATTTCACCCGCTGGTGCCGCCTCAAAGGCGTTGATCCCCTGCCCCCATCGGCGGAGCTGATCGCGCTCTATCTCTCCGACCTGGCAGCAGCGCCGGACGGAGCCCGCGCGCTCTCGGCGGCAACCATCGACCGCCGCCTCTCCGGATTGGTCTGGAACTATACGCAGCGGGGGCTCTTTCTCGACCGCAAGAGCCGCGAGATCATCGCCGTGTTGACGGAAATCAGGCAACGGCAGGCCCGCCCGCCGGCGCGGAAAGAGGCGATCCGCGCCGACGAAATCCTCGCCATGACCGCCACTCTGCCCCACGATCTGCGCGGCCTGCGCGACCGGGCGATCCTGCTGCTGGGCTATGCCGGCGGCTTGCGGCGCTCCGAGATCGTCGGGCTCGACCTCCGCTCGGGCGACGCGCCCGGCAGCGGAGGCCATGTCGAGATCTTCCAGGGCGGCGCACTGGTGACCCTGAACGGCAGAACCGGCAGGCATGAGATCGAGGTTGGACGTGGTTCGACCAAGCGAAGCTGCCCTGTGCACGCGCTCGAACAATGGCTGGACTTCGCGCGCATCGAGTCCGGCCCGGTCTTTACCCGTGTCTCGCGCGACGGCAAGCGCGCACTCGATACGCGGCTGAACGACAGGCATATCGCGCGGCTGATCAAGCGGACGGCGCTTGACGCCGGGCTGCGGGCGGAACTGCCGGAGAAAGACCGCCTCGCGCTGTTTTCGGGACACTCCTTGCGTGCAGGTCTTATCAACAGCATCGGACTCGACGGGCGCCATGATCCCAAATCGCCGGAGCCCTCCACCGCCGACGCCCCACCCCGGCGGGAACGGTTCCGCATGAATTTGACCCGGGCAGCAGGCCTGTGA